A single genomic interval of Oryctolagus cuniculus chromosome 19, mOryCun1.1, whole genome shotgun sequence harbors:
- the LOC138846894 gene encoding glutamate receptor ionotropic, NMDA 2A-like: MATARRPSGSKVRPGSGEAACLRLQHYFPGAVVFFSPFRKQRPWQTSIPPADRAPLEVGKWENQTLSPRPTVRPRYKSFSDCELDHNHLSIITLEEAPFVIVEDINPLTEACVLNTVPCRKFIKINNSANKGMNFKKCCKGFCIGILKKLSWMVKFTYDFYLVTKGKHDKNVNNMWIGVIGGTSWCPALWHFLGCCVKPRCWTWNKEVSSMMSNTCRKAGPLVSEEW; encoded by the exons ATGGCGACGGCCA ggagacccagcggctCCAAGGTCAGGCCAGGATCAGGAGAGGCTGCATGTCTGAGGCTGCAGCACTATTTCCCAGGCGCGGTTGTCTTCTTCAGCCCCTTCCGGAAGCAACGGCCTTGGCAGACCTCTATCCCGCCAGCAGACCGGgcccccttggag GTGGGTAAGTGGGAGAACCAGACCCTGAGCCCGAGGCCCACGGTGAGGCCCCGGTACAAGTCCTTCTCTGACTGTGAGCTGGATCACAACCACCTGAGCATCATCACCCTGGAGGAGGCCCCCTTCGTCATCGTGGAAGACATCAACCCGCTGACTGAGGCCTGTGTGCTGAACACGGTGCCGTGTCGGAAGTTCATCAAAATCAA CAATTCAGCTAACAAGGGGATGAACTTTAAGAAATGCTGCAAGGGGTTCTGCATTGGTATCCTGAAGAAGCTCTCCTGGATGGTCAAGTTTACCTATGACTTCTACCTGGTGACCAAAGGGAAGCATGACAAAAATGTCAACAATATGTGGATTGGAGTGATTGGGGGAA CTTCTTGGTGTCCAGCGTTGTGGCATTTCCTCGGATGCTGTGTAAAGCCCCGGTGCTGGACTTGGAACAAGGAGGTGAGCTCCATGATGAGCAACACCTGCAGGAAGGCTGGGCCGCTGGTGTCTGAGGAGTGGTAG